One stretch of Zingiber officinale cultivar Zhangliang chromosome 6B, Zo_v1.1, whole genome shotgun sequence DNA includes these proteins:
- the LOC121991422 gene encoding uncharacterized protein LOC121991422 has translation MVQLTLVAAAKDVPSIWQFFSYLTSIVNFVTSSPKRLSDLQPTQQEEIAYMLAIATCKILGNLSENGPNGTIRGEACGLCNIIMNFEFVFVFLLMENILETIDILCQALQNKSQDIVNALKFISTTKVILLKFREDGWNEFFEKVKTFCERHNIEMPDMSYGYKVNRYYQQRDHVTVEHHYHYDIFNAAIDFQVMELNCRFSEAIMELLALFSALDPIDLFKKFNMGGICKLASKFYPADFTQQEIHALRVELEHYQLDIVCDREFQQISTLSALYREMIVTKKAKSYVMI, from the exons ATGGTGCAA TTAACATTGGTTGCAGCTGCTAAGGATGTGCCTTCGATTTGGCAATTCTTTTCTTATTTGACTTCCATTGTAAACTTTGTCACCTCGTCTCCTAAACGTCTTAGTGATTTACAACCTACTCAACAAGAAGAGATTGCATATATGTTGGCTATTG CAACTTGTAAGATCCTTGGAAATCTCAGTGAAAATGGGCCAAATGGTACAATACGTGGGGAAGCTTGTGGTTTATGCAACataattatgaattttgaatttgtatttgtgtttcttttgatgGAAAATATCTTAGAAACCATTGACATTCTTTGTCAAGCTCTACAAAATAAATCACAAGACATTGTGAATGCTTTAAAATTTATCTCAACCACAAAAGTTATCCTTCTAAAATTTAGAGAAGATGGTTGGAATGAATTTTTTGAGAAAGTAAAGACTTTTTGTGAACGACATAATATTGAGATGCCTGATATGAGCTATGGTTATAAAGTTAATCGTTATTATCAACAACGGGATCATGTCACAGTTGAGCATCATTATCACTATGATATTTTTAATGCTGCAATAGATTTTCAAGTGATGGAACTAAATTGTAGATTTAGTGAGGCAATAATGGAACTTCTTGCTCTTTTTTCAGCTTTGGATCCTattgatttatttaaaaaatttaatatgggCGGTATTTGCAAGCTTGCATCAAAATTTTATCCTGCTGATTTTACTCAACAAGAAATTCATGCTTTGAGAGTTGAATTGGAACACTATCAACTTGACATAGTTTGTGATCGTGAGTTTCAACAAATTTCTACTCTTTCTGCATTATATAGAGAAATGATTGTGACCAAAAAGGCTAagagttatgttatgatttaG
- the LOC121990568 gene encoding probable WRKY transcription factor 14 gives MCDYYFQRMDEDHGDLADVVRAGGRSTGLLSNADVVKPLLGDDPASWQQQLNRDFGDPFTYVSDPLLNPFAAYAGIGGGDGRDQQQLLAPPPEKASCIIGGTSLLPQLHTISPPPSSSRLLMRPTPAVASGEMMVKVAASAAAACSGGVQISPHGASPGIKRRKSQAKKVVCIPAAPAAVTGSNRPSAGEVVPSDLWAWRKYGQKPIKGSPYPRGYYRCSSSKGCSARKQVERSRTEPNMLVITYTSEHNHPWPTQRNALAGSIRSHLSKSSSQRPPSTAGPTIPDIEQWPMSPGLVKEEATDDDQFDYKPMVPEPDQPDDFFSDLAELESDPMNLIFSKGFGEDDKQKEEEEEVMAAKAAADPLFDMFDWDTGSS, from the exons ATGTGTGACTACTACTTCCAGAGGATGGACGAAGATCACGGCGACCTCGCCGATGTCGTCCGTGCAGGCGGCCGGAGCACCGGGCTTCTGTCGAACGCCGACGTCGTCAAACCGCTCCTCGGCGACGACCCAGCCAGCTGGCAGCAGCAGCTCAACAGAGACTTCGGCGACCCCTTCACCTACGTCAGCGACCCGCTGCTGAACCCCTTCGCCGCCTACGCCGGCATCGGAGGAGGTGACGGCAGAGATCAGCAGCAGCTCCTTGCGCCGCCTCCGGAGAAGGCGAGTTGTATAATTGGCGGCACGAGCCTGTTGCCGCAGTTGCATACGATCTCGCCGCCGCCGTCGTCGTCGCGGCTGTTGATGAGGCCGACGCCGGCGGTGGCGTCAGGAGAGATGATGGTGAAGGTGgccgcctccgccgccgccgcctgcaGCGGCGGGGTGCAGATCTCGCCCCATGGCGCTTCTCCGGGGATCAAACGGAG GAAAAGCCAGGCGAAGAAGGTGGTGTGCATACCGGCGGCACCGGCGGCAGTGACCGGGAGCAACAGGCCGAGCGCCGGCGAGGTGGTTCCATCAGATCTCTGGGCGTGGAGGAAGTACGGGCAGAAACCAATCAAGGGTTCTCCTTATCCAAG AGGGTACTACAGATGCAGCAGCTCAAAGGGTTGCTCCGCCCGGAAACAGGTTGAGCGCAGCCGCACCGAGCCCAACATGCTGGTCATCACCTACACCTCCGAACACAACCACCCTTGGCCGACCCAGCGCAACGCACTCGCCGGCTCCATCCGCTCCCACCTCTCCAAGTCGTCGTCCCAAAGGCCCCCTTCCACCGCCGGTCCGACGATCCCTGATATTGAGCAGTGGCCAATGTCTCCCGGCCTAGTCAAAGAAGAAGCCACAGACGATGATCAATTTGACTATAAGCCGATGGTCCCTGAGCCGGACCAGCCCGATGACTTCTTCTCTGATCTGGCCGAGCTCGAGTCTGACCCAATGAACCTCATTTTCTCCAAAGGGTTCGGGGAAGACGACAAgcagaaggaggaggaggaagaggtgatGGCGGCGAAGGCGGCGGCCGATCCTTTGTTCGACATGTTTGATTGGGACACCGGCAGCTCTTGA